The DNA sequence TCTGGGGCTCATGCCCTGACCGTTCAAAAAATCATGAGGCATAGCGACCTTAAAACAACAAACTATCACTATTATGATGCTTCCAAGACGAATTTTGAAGAGGTATTGAGCCATTTGTCCCGACTAGATCAAAACCGCACACTAAAACGCACACTAAAACGCATAGAAACCACTTACAGCGATGATTCTGGCTGTGCACCTCAGTTCACCTCGGACGAAAATCAAACATACACAGAACCCCTGAAAAATAAGGGTGAAAATCACTTTATGGCATCTGTGTGCACCTCTGGGCATGGGGAAGAAAATGGCTGCCCGACTAGGATTCGAACCTAGACGCTTGCCTCCAAAGGGCAATGTGCTACCGTTACACTATCGGGCAGTACTTCACGAAAGAAAGGGCATTATTACCTGACCCCGAAAGCGATGGCAACTGGATTTTGTAAAAAAATCATTAGCTACTGGCGCTTGTATAGTGCCTCAGGGCAAAACGCCAAAACAGAGCCGAGGCACCCATCATCCAGACACATCCCCCAATAAAAAAAAGAATGCTCAGGGAAAGATTTGGACCAGTGGTAATATCATTAAAAAGTCGGACTGGTACATTTGACACGACCATGACTGGAATAATGATCGACATGGCAAATTGCATCAGGCGCGGGGCGACCCCGAATACAGCATCAGGATACCGGGCGATATTCATGAGGGTGTAATAACCATAAACCAGACCTTGAGCCTTAATAATCCAGAATGAGATACTCGACAAAAGCATCATCATCCCATAATGGATACACATCGCCAGTAGGATTCCGGCAAAAAAGAGGACGATCTGGAGTAATGACGGGACAAACCCGAGTTTCATACAGGCATATGCCACAAATACCAGCCCGACAAACCCATTAATGAGGTTATCGAACCCGAATTTCTGGACAGAGACTGCAAATTGCGCATTCATGGGCTGGAGCAGGATAAAATCGAGTTTCCCCGTCCTGATCAATTCTGGCAAATTCGTCAGGTTCATAAAAAAGAAGGCTTGAAAGAACTGGCTCGTCATGTGGTGCGCACCAAAAAGCATGACGACCTGCCATTTATTCCATCCAGCGACTTCTTTTGTATGGAGGAAGATGACTTCGATCAGAGCAATTTGCGCAAAAAACCAGAGAGCCTCACAAATGAGCCAGAGCCAGAAATTTGCGGCGAAATTCATCTCCCGGATGATGGAGTTACGCAGTAGGATTTTATAAATTTTGAAATATCTTTTCATCCCCGTTATCCCCCGACCGCGGTATATTTTTTTAATCCTTTTGACCAGAGGAACCGTGCAGTCACATAACAGATTATTATCCACGCAATTTGCACCAAATATCCGAAAACCATCTCCTGGCCACTGATCCGCTGGTTGAATATCCCGATGGGAAAATAAAGTTCGTACGGAAACGGGGTCCACTTGATAATCCTGTAAATCCATTCGGGCATCAGATCCAAGGGGAATAGGTGTCCCGAGAAAAAGTATTCCAGCGAAAAGAAGATAAAAACCAATGTGGAAACCTCTAATATCCAGAATGTAATGAGGGCAATAGTATAACAAATCAGAAATTGAAGTGTAGCCGCCAAAACCAATGCCAAGGCTGTGTAAAAGTAAACGGCCGGATCGACAGGCAAATCAATAAAACGTCCAAAACTAATGAAAAGGATGCTGAGAGGAGCAATAGTGACCACTGAATACACCAAGCGGCCAGCTAAAAACAGGCTAAAACGGTAGTAGAGATAACTGATCGGTTTCAACAAAAAGGAGTTCAGGTTCCCGTCCCGAATATCCGAGGAAATCTGCCATTCATCATCCAATGGCATGACCAAAGACTCGAAAAGGCTTACTAGCAGGAAATAAAACACCATATTTCCAAATGTGTATCCATTAATCTCCTCTGATGTTGCCCCCGCATAAATAGCCTTCCAGAAAAACATCATTCCGAAAAATGGAATAAAACTAAATACCATCCGGATCAGGAAATTCCAACGGTAAACAAAGGTATTCTGGAGTCCTGTCTGGAAAACAGTGGTATATGTCCTGATAGCACTCATGCAACGGGTTTATTCTGGTTAAAGACTTCCCGGATAATATCTTCAACAGGGACTTCTTCTATATTAATATCGTCAACCCCTTCCAAAGCCAGCAGATCGCGGCACACTGTCGTTATCCGGCTTCGTTTGACCCGGATTTTCAAGCTTTGGGCTTTGAGTTCAAGCACCTCCCCCATCAAACTGAAATCCATCGGTACAATTTGCGTACGGCACTCGATATTCACGATCTTGTGATCTGAGAATTGTGCTAAAATAGAATCGAGCCTCCCATTATAAACGAGGTGACCATGGTCGATGATCATGACCCGTTCACACAGTTCCTCGATATCCTGCATATAATGGCTGGTCAGAATCGTTGTAATCTTATTTTCGTGGTTATACCCTTTCAGGAATTCGCGAACCGTTTTCTGGGCATTAACGTCTAATCCAATGGTTGGTTCATCTAAGAGAAGTACTTTCGGATTATATATCAATGCGTTAATCAGTTCAAATTTCATCCTTTCACCCAAGGAAAGCTCCCGCACCATGACATTTAGTTTGTGCCGGACATCGAGCAACCCCGTTAATTCATCGAGTCTTTTTCTGAAACTCTCCTGTTCAATCTCATAAATAACAGCGGTTAACTCCAAAGACTCTTGGGCTGGTAAATCCCACCAAAGGGCATTTTTCTGTCCCATGACCAGTGCAAATTGCTTTTTAAACCGGTTATCCCGCTCGGAAGGGATAAATCCAAGGACCGTAGCCTCACCTGAGGTTGGATGGATCAGTCCTGATAACATTTTGAGGGTAGTCGTTTTTCCAGCCCCATTGGGGCCGAGGAATCCGACGAGTTCCCCCTCCTCTATCGTAAAAGAAACCCCTTGGGCGGCATGGGTGGACTGGTATTCCCTACTGACGAGGCCTTTGATGGCTCCCCAAAAACCTGGTTTCTTTTTATATGTTTTATAGGTTTTACCGAGATTATTGGCGACGATGGCAGACATGTGGGGCGGACATTAGCAGATTATTTTCTCCCCGCAAAGGTCCTGACTATAAAAAAATCATTCTCTCTTCTCCTTGCCTTGTCTCGATTGCTCCATTAGAAATATCATTATATGAAAAAAATACTTTTCGGGTTATCCGGTCTGCTTTTAGCTGCGGCATTATTTTCAGGCTGTGCTTCGACAGGTGGCGGTTCATCAAAGGGTATAATCGGTGCGAGTAACTACTCCGTACCCGTAAAAAAGCCAACTAACCCCAAGGATGTTGTCGTTAAAGTCTCCTTGAAAAACCAAGCTGTTTACGTCATGGAAAATGGCCAACCTCTGATGGTCACAGCGACTTGTGTCGGCAAACCCGGACACCCGACACCGACAGGCACCTACAAAGTAACGACAAAAAAGAAGGATCGTCGCTCGGGAACCTATGGCTTTTATGTGAATGATGCGACTGGACAGATTAAACCCGCTCATGTCAAAGACAGGCCCGCCGGATCCGGTTGGCGTTATGTGGGGCATCCCCTGCCCTATTGGGTGGAGTTCTACCCCGGTTACGGTTTCCATGTCGGATGGGTGTGGCCAGAACCCAAAACACACGGTTGTCTACGCCTGCACGAAAATGTCACAGCCGATTTTTATGATATCGTAGAAGTTGGAAACACGGTTATCATTGCAGAGAGCCTGCCTGAAGACCAAACCCTCGGACGTAATCTTAAACGTCCTACAGATTATACGGCTCCTGATCCCAAGAGTAGTTTCCTGACCAGTTCGAGCTTCTACGAAGTTTACATCCCCTACGTGGATTCAAAGAAAAAAGCGATGTAATGCGATTACAGAATTAATGTGAGGTCAAGGTTAACTCCAGACCTTGCATTTATCCCCCGTTGATCAATATCCAAACGGAAGGGAAATCGACCCTAACCCAACCAACCGCTATAAAAAAAACATCGGGCCGACACACCTATTCTCTCAAATCTATCCAAAAATCAAAAGTGACACCAAGCCAAAGTCTGAATATCCGGCCATAGATTTAATTTGTCGTTAAGAGAAGAAAAGAACGAAGTTATTCCGTTTTATTAAAGTTTATATCCAGCTCACGGGCGGCTTTAACCTCGTCCATACGTTGAACGGGCAGTGTGTAAGGTGCCCCTGCAAGTTTTTTCGGGTCTTCATCGATTTCACGGGCAATTTGCAGCATGGCCTCGGCAAATTCATCCAGAGTCT is a window from the Verrucomicrobiota bacterium genome containing:
- a CDS encoding L,D-transpeptidase, which translates into the protein MKKILFGLSGLLLAAALFSGCASTGGGSSKGIIGASNYSVPVKKPTNPKDVVVKVSLKNQAVYVMENGQPLMVTATCVGKPGHPTPTGTYKVTTKKKDRRSGTYGFYVNDATGQIKPAHVKDRPAGSGWRYVGHPLPYWVEFYPGYGFHVGWVWPEPKTHGCLRLHENVTADFYDIVEVGNTVIIAESLPEDQTLGRNLKRPTDYTAPDPKSSFLTSSSFYEVYIPYVDSKKKAM
- a CDS encoding ABC-2 family transporter protein, coding for MKRYFKIYKILLRNSIIREMNFAANFWLWLICEALWFFAQIALIEVIFLHTKEVAGWNKWQVVMLFGAHHMTSQFFQAFFFMNLTNLPELIRTGKLDFILLQPMNAQFAVSVQKFGFDNLINGFVGLVFVAYACMKLGFVPSLLQIVLFFAGILLAMCIHYGMMMLLSSISFWIIKAQGLVYGYYTLMNIARYPDAVFGVAPRLMQFAMSIIIPVMVVSNVPVRLFNDITTGPNLSLSILFFIGGCVWMMGASALFWRFALRHYTSASS
- a CDS encoding ABC-2 family transporter protein; the encoded protein is MSAIRTYTTVFQTGLQNTFVYRWNFLIRMVFSFIPFFGMMFFWKAIYAGATSEEINGYTFGNMVFYFLLVSLFESLVMPLDDEWQISSDIRDGNLNSFLLKPISYLYYRFSLFLAGRLVYSVVTIAPLSILFISFGRFIDLPVDPAVYFYTALALVLAATLQFLICYTIALITFWILEVSTLVFIFFSLEYFFSGHLFPLDLMPEWIYRIIKWTPFPYELYFPIGIFNQRISGQEMVFGYLVQIAWIIICYVTARFLWSKGLKKYTAVGG
- a CDS encoding ATP-binding cassette domain-containing protein, with protein sequence MSAIVANNLGKTYKTYKKKPGFWGAIKGLVSREYQSTHAAQGVSFTIEEGELVGFLGPNGAGKTTTLKMLSGLIHPTSGEATVLGFIPSERDNRFKKQFALVMGQKNALWWDLPAQESLELTAVIYEIEQESFRKRLDELTGLLDVRHKLNVMVRELSLGERMKFELINALIYNPKVLLLDEPTIGLDVNAQKTVREFLKGYNHENKITTILTSHYMQDIEELCERVMIIDHGHLVYNGRLDSILAQFSDHKIVNIECRTQIVPMDFSLMGEVLELKAQSLKIRVKRSRITTVCRDLLALEGVDDINIEEVPVEDIIREVFNQNKPVA